The sequence ATTTCTGCGACGAAGACTAGACGGGAAAAAAGTAACGTACTCTGTCTTTcatgtttgtttgttcttcTCTACAGAAGCAAAAAGTATTGGAAGATGTTTTTCTTCGCGTCTAGCTGTGATAGATTTAGCTTTTTACGATGTTGTCTGCGTCTTTTGAAcgaagagatgagatggtaTTTTCGCAGAATTGACTatttgaagagaaaatttTGATATATTGCGCCTCTCttgctatatatatgtatataacgAATAATCTTTGATTCGTTAGTGACACCGGCAAATATGATACTACAAAAGTCCAGTCCATTATGTATCTCGTATAATAAACAATAACCCCTTTCAAACCCTGAACGCCGTGCCATGCAACTACCGTAAGGACCCCCTTTTTGCGTTTTGATATAAACCCTTGACAAGTAACAGTAACCACTGCCCCCATAAGACAACACacatttttacttttctcgAGCCAGCaccatcttttctctctcgctcttgcGTGCCTGGAACTGCTTGCTCGAGTGCTTCCGCTCGTTCTCCTCTCTTCGCTTGATGGACTTGAGCTCCTCGTTCTTGATCTCGCCGGCCTTCTTGATGACCTTTGGCAAGTGCCGGTGGCGCTTGATGCGGTTGATCTCGGGCATGTGTCCGAAGCGCTTGATGAGAGCGTCGTTGTACTCGAGGGCCTGGCGGTGGCGGGCCGACTTGATGCCCTGTCTCTGCGAGGCGTTTGCGCGCCAGATGCGGACGTTGCCGTCATCGGAGCCGGACAGCACGTACTTTGCGTCGGGCGTCCACTTGGCAGACATAACGCGCTGCATGCGCTTGGTGTGGTAGACGTCGCGCGAGTGGCCGCGGTCGCGCTCCCACAAGCGCACGGTGCGGTCCCACGAGGCGGTGACGAGCTCCTCGCCGGTGGGAGAGAACTCGACGTCCATGACGGCGGCGACGTGGCCCTTGAGGACGTTGCGTGCGCGGTCAATCTTGCGCATATCGAAGAGGTAGACGTTGTGGTCctcggaggcggcggcgaagttGAAGGCCTCCATGGGGGACCAGGCGATGCGGTTGCAGGCAAAGGTCAGGACGGACTTGGTGACGGGCGTGGAGGTGCGCAGGTCGTAGATGACGATGGAGCGGTCGTTGGAGCAGGAGGCGAGGACGGACGTTTCGACGTAGTTGAAGGCGACGTTTGTGATTGTGTCGGTCGAGGTTGGCCAGTGGAGGACCTCTGGGGCGGCGGTGTGGCGCTCGAGGTCGTAGATGGAGATTACGCtcgaggcggcggcgaaggcgTTGCGCGAGCGGTGGTGAGACAGGCTCGTGAAGGCGCCGGCTCCGAGCCATGACGAGATGGGTGCGGATTCGCTGGGCAGGTTGTACGGGTCGAACAGCTTGATGGAGCGGTCGGCGGCGCAGGTCAGCAGCTTCTGGTCGCGCGTCCACTCGAGGCCCTTGACGATGTTCTCGTGCGCCGTGGCGTGCCAGATCTCCTCGCGGGTGGCCAGGTCCCAGACCTTGACGACGCcgtcgccgctgccgctggagAAGCGCTCGAGCGAGTTGGGGTCCTTGGCGATGGAGTAGACGCCGTCGACGTGGCCGCGGCCCAGCTGGCCGACGAAGGGGGCGGCGTGCATGCGCTCGAGCTTGACGGCGTTGAGGGCGCGCTTGTACTCGCGGGCGCGCTCGAAGGGGTGGATGGCCGAGTCGAGGTTTCGGGGCTGCTTGACGGTGTCGGTGCCGGGGGGCTGCTGGGCCGATACGGATCGgctgatggccttgatcttcATTGTGATTTcgtgtttcttcttcttctttttttcttattctagTTTTGTATCAATTGACCTATCGAGAATTGCGTTGTCCGGCTGAGTTGATAATGGCCAATAGAAATTTGGGAGATTATCGGTTTCTACTGTTCCAACATCCCAATTGCAATCAACGTTCGTTGGTGTTTCGCGgggagattttttttttttcgttatCACAAAGGTAGCATGCGCCCGATAAGACGTGGAATTACTAATGTTCCGACCAAGCTTGCTTCTTTAATCGATATGGGTGGCGCGCCGCTGCAGGGGTTCTAGCGGTGCGTGAAGCGCATTGGAGACTTTGCTGGCTCATCTTTGCTTCACTTTCTCTCACGCACGTTCTATCAGAGTCCCGGTCTTTCTTCTAAAGCGCTGCAACACGCCCGGTTCCATATTCTTATTCATTGTTGCATGTGTTGAGAATCCGAGACAAGGACCGAATTCTTCAGCACCTCTCGCGCGCGCCGGAGTCCGGCcagcttttcttctcctcttcttctccaagatgGATGCCTTGCACTATGATCCGATGGCTATGGATGGGGAGCCGGAACAGCCCCAGGTCAAGATCTCAGCGGTATGAAGAAAATGCTTCGTGGCTCAATCGCTTCATGGATTAATCTCCTGACATTTCATTTCTCTGTTGCTCGCACCTTAGGCCGATAGCACGCGCGTAGATTTCGAGCTCTCAAGAACGAACCTGCCATTCGCCAACGCCCTGCGGCGAATCATCCAGGCCGAAGTACCGACAATCGCTATCGACCTGGTAGAAATCGAGGTCAACAGCTCTGTCCTGGCCGACGAGTTCATCGCGCACCGACTGGGCCTTATTCCCCTCGACTCCAAGGGCGTCAACGAACTCAACTACTCCCGTGACTGCGACTGCGAACAGTACTGCGAGCACTGCTCCGTCAGCCTTACGCTTCACGCAAAGTGTACCAGCGACGAGATTATGAAGGTCTACGCCCGAGATTTGGTGGTGGATGGACGACATGCGGGTTCTGTTGGAAATCCCATCATCACCGACCCGGAGGGCCTGGGGTGCTTGATTGCTAAGCTGCGGAAAGGCCAAGAGCTGAAGATTACGTGCATTGCGAAAAAGGGAATTGCAAAGGAACATGCAAAGTGGATGCCTACGTCGGCCGTTGGCTTCGAGTACGACCCTCACAACAAACTACACCATCTTGACATGTGGTTTGAAAACAACACCGATCCAGAGAAGGAATGGTAAGCTtatgctctctctctccctctcttttccacTCTCCGAGGAATAGTAAGTTATGGGTATCAATCTAACTGATGCTCTAGGCCAAAGAGTAAATATGCTCAGTGGGAGGAACCCCTTCAAGAGGGCGAGCCCTTCAACTACGATGCTGTGCCGAATCGATTCTACTTCGAAGTCGAAGCGTCAGGAACCATGGAGCCGGATTTGATCATCCAAGGAGGTATCCGAGTTTTGCAGCAGAAGATTGGAGGGCTATTAAAGGGTCTGGACCCAAGAAAGTacggcggcgacgatgccgaCATGGACGGCCCTCGGAGCCCGGATATGAACATGGACGGCGGCACTACACCTTGGCAAGATGGCGGATACACAACTCCTTACGGAAACAACACGGCGTACGGAGGGGGTAATACGGCATACGGAGGTGGTACTTCATACGGTGGCAGCGCAACCGCCTATGGAAGCGGCACGGCATACGGCGGCAGCTCGACCTCATATGGCGGCTCGGCGGCCGGGTCGGGTAGCGGCGGATACGGCTCAGGACCTTATAGCCAGGGCAGCTCTTGGCAGTAAATGGATAGGGGAGGCGTTTGATGGGATGACTGGgatatttttgctttctcttttttttttttgtcaactCTCGCATAAAGCAAGGatgaggtttttttttttttgttcacgCCTCTGGATTGTACAATATTTGGGATCGACAGCGTTAATAGTTAGAGAGGTGAGTGcaaatcttcttctcaaaaagttaaaggggaaaaaacaCAAGCAGACATtccgggaaaaaaaaaataacattaTACAATTTGCAAATCATATTTTAAATCATCTGTTTGTCTGCCTGACTTGTCGGTCTGACTTGTTTGTTCATGCTACCAATCTATCGTTGTATCTATATGCGGAGATTATGCTAGAAATACTACTACATGAGAGAGCACCATGGCCCCTCTGCTATTGTGTTTGTATAGCTACAGTATGCGTGTCTGATGTAATGACACCTGAGAAAAAGTTACAAATATTTGCGAATCAgataaaacaaaagcaaagtCGCCCAAAAGTCTAGCAAAACGCCGCCACATTCTATACAAAGTGCCATCAACACATTCCTCGaaatttttccttttcccccttttcggCCTCCCTTATCCAAGATACGTTTTTGTCACCTTCCGATAAGTCTATGTTGCCTTTTCGTCCACGCCTTTTACTTTTCTATAAACCTTGCGGTGCATCTCTAGAAAGACGAATGTACAGATGGTGTGTCTTATCGAGGTTTGACGTTAGCAAATCCAAACTAAAAGAGTGTGTATATGGGGGGTTTCGTCAACTTACGGGCCAAGTCGCAGGAAGCTAGGGACCCAGCCCTTGAACATCCAGCGAATGCCCTCCGCTTTGTTAATGTCTCTTATCAGATGGAGGATGCCCTGCTTATGCGACGTGGACATGACACGCGTCTTGATGACATCAATTGGACTTGTTGCCGTGGCGGCAGCCAAGCCAGCCAAGAACGAAGCTGTGAAGTGTGTCGTGAGGGTATCCCCCATGGGGGTGTAgtccagcagcaggcgcTTGAAGGTGTCGTATGTGGCCAGCTGACCGGCCGTCATGACCGCCGCGCGACAGCTATTCGGCAGCCAGCCGCGGAACCAGCTCAGGGCACCCTCCTCTCTGGCCATGCGGACCATGCCGTCCACGGCGTGCTTGTAGTTGCGGCGCTCGGCGGGCGGCAGTGCAGCGTCGTGCTGCATGCGCACGTTGATGACATCGGCGAAGTTACCGGCGATGCCGCCAACGAAGCCCGaagccatggccatgccGATGAGCGCCGGGAAAGAAGGCTCCTTGCCGCCGTGGGAGCGGATGTAACGCTGCTTGATCTCCTCGTAGATGCCGAAGCGGGCGGTCGAGTAGGTGAGCTGGCGGAGCAGTGAGGCGGAGATGCCGCTGTAGAGGCCGAGGGGTCCATCGTTCTTGATGACGTGGGCGAAGGTGCCGCTCATGGATTTGGGGGCATCGGCTTTGCGCGTTTGTAGGCGGACCTGAGGTAGGAGTTAGAAACGACGGGGTTGttatattgctatttaaaagACGTTCAATTCGGATGCGCCGTGCCATGATGGGAGCTTTTTTGTGCGCCAAACACCGGCGCAATCCGTATTATCATTATATCAAACACTGCGTACCTTGACTATACAACTAGGTCAGCATGGAGTTGATACGGCGCAATATAGGAGTTCAAGATGACAAGAGAGTGACAACATACTCAAGTCCAATGGATGTGTAACGCAAGCTGCCATACTACTTGCGCTTCCTCCAAACCAAAAGGGATACCGCATGGCCGGCGCCCTCTGcttcgacttcttcttctcgccggcATGAAGCTGGGCCGGGGAGGCGGCTTGTGTTGCTGAGGTCATCTTGGGGCAATTCAAGTTGCGCGCAACGCCAGAGCGTTTCTGTCAAGGGGTTGCAGaggagacgacgacgagggaCTACGGGGACATTCCGCT comes from Trichoderma asperellum chromosome 3, complete sequence and encodes:
- a CDS encoding uncharacterized protein (BUSCO:EOG092D2633), whose translation is MKIKAISRSVSAQQPPGTDTVKQPRNLDSAIHPFERAREYKRALNAVKLERMHAAPFVGQLGRGHVDGVYSIAKDPNSLERFSSGSGDGVVKVWDLATREEIWHATAHENIVKGLEWTRDQKLLTCAADRSIKLFDPYNLPSESAPISSWLGAGAFTSLSHHRSRNAFAAASSVISIYDLERHTAAPEVLHWPTSTDTITNVAFNYVETSVLASCSNDRSIVIYDLRTSTPVTKSVLTFACNRIAWSPMEAFNFAAASEDHNVYLFDMRKIDRARNVLKGHVAAVMDVEFSPTGEELVTASWDRTVRLWERDRGHSRDVYHTKRMQRVMSAKWTPDAKYVLSGSDDGNVRIWRANASQRQGIKSARHRQALEYNDALIKRFGHMPEINRIKRHRHLPKVIKKAGEIKNEELKSIKRREENERKHSSKQFQARKSEREKMVLAREK
- a CDS encoding uncharacterized protein (BUSCO:EOG092D3CSS), yielding MDALHYDPMAMDGEPEQPQVKISAADSTRVDFELSRTNLPFANALRRIIQAEVPTIAIDLVEIEVNSSVLADEFIAHRLGLIPLDSKGVNELNYSRDCDCEQYCEHCSVSLTLHAKCTSDEIMKVYARDLVVDGRHAGSVGNPIITDPEGLGCLIAKLRKGQELKITCIAKKGIAKEHAKWMPTSAVGFEYDPHNKLHHLDMWFENNTDPEKEWPKSKYAQWEEPLQEGEPFNYDAVPNRFYFEVEASGTMEPDLIIQGGIRVLQQKIGGLLKGLDPRKYGGDDADMDGPRSPDMNMDGGTTPWQDGGYTTPYGNNTAYGGGNTAYGGGTSYGGSATAYGSGTAYGGSSTSYGGSAAGSGSGGYGSGPYSQGSSWQ